A stretch of Arctopsyche grandis isolate Sample6627 chromosome 9, ASM5162203v2, whole genome shotgun sequence DNA encodes these proteins:
- the LOC143916707 gene encoding uncharacterized protein LOC143916707: MWPVCPQFQYVGVVVAGRAIWSDDTHRGGRMAGRDGLNAPASGRTVLDVGCADRCSFREGVCRYAHGHVFDCFGVRVDALQHVFTEGSCRIHVFRGLFFRTPSSLLRCRMAGNRCALWSEALCQLFRQFVVAQRR; this comes from the coding sequence ATGTGGCCCGTTTGTCCGCAGTTCCAATACGTTGGAGTAGTAGTAGCTGGTCGCGCTATCTGGTCTGATGACACCCATCGTGGGGGTCGCATGGCTGGTCGAGATGGTCTGAACGCACCCGCGTCGGGACGTACTGTTCTCGACGTTGGTTGTGCCGACCGTTGTTCCTTCCGTGAAGGAGTTTGCCGCTATGCACACGGTCATGTGTTCGACTGCTTTGGCGTTCGTGTAGACGCCCTCCAGCATGTCTTCACAGAGGGCTCGTGTCGCATCCACGTGTTCCGCGGCTTGTTCTTCCGCACTCCATCTTCTCTGCTCCGCTGCCGCATGGCGGGCAATCGGTGTGCCCTGTGGTCTGAAGCATTGTGCCAGCTCTTCCGTCAATTCGTCGTAGCTCAGCGTCGATGA